A window of the Microbacterium sp. LWH13-1.2 genome harbors these coding sequences:
- a CDS encoding SDR family oxidoreductase, which translates to MKRLTLTGSTTVITGAASGMGAEIARILSADGVHLALVDHNAEALETVAADLGGTTVTTHVVDLRDDDAVFAAADEITSTHPHVNALITCAGSSMLGNLDQLTMEEMRWLTDVNLWGTVSITKALLPTLRRERAAHITHLASIYALAAPAGRIPYALSKYAVRGFSEALRHELEGSSVTVGAIYPAGVRTGIILHGRYAAAIDPAVAARAAAAQAAMYHTEPADAAAQIVRATERRRARTMVGREARLVDVLVRVAPAAYWRVMRRPLREAVDTTTPIR; encoded by the coding sequence ATGAAGCGTCTCACCCTCACCGGAAGCACCACAGTGATCACCGGGGCCGCGAGCGGCATGGGCGCGGAGATCGCCCGGATCCTCTCCGCGGACGGCGTGCACCTCGCTCTGGTCGACCACAACGCGGAGGCTCTGGAGACCGTGGCGGCAGACCTCGGGGGCACGACCGTCACCACGCACGTCGTCGATCTGCGCGACGATGATGCCGTCTTCGCCGCAGCGGACGAGATCACCTCGACCCACCCGCACGTGAACGCGCTGATCACGTGTGCCGGCTCCTCGATGCTGGGAAACCTCGACCAGCTGACCATGGAGGAGATGCGCTGGCTGACCGATGTGAACCTCTGGGGCACGGTGTCGATCACCAAGGCACTGCTCCCGACGCTCCGCCGGGAGCGCGCCGCGCACATCACGCACCTCGCGAGCATCTACGCTCTGGCGGCTCCCGCGGGGCGCATCCCCTATGCACTCAGCAAGTACGCCGTGCGAGGGTTCTCCGAGGCGCTTCGCCACGAGCTCGAGGGTTCCTCGGTGACGGTCGGCGCGATCTATCCGGCCGGCGTGCGCACGGGCATCATCCTGCATGGCCGTTACGCCGCGGCCATCGACCCCGCGGTGGCGGCACGGGCGGCGGCCGCACAGGCGGCGATGTACCACACCGAGCCCGCGGATGCCGCGGCGCAGATCGTGCGTGCGACCGAGCGACGTCGGGCGCGCACCATGGTCGGCCGGGAGGCGCGCCTCGTCGACGTGCTCGTGCGCGTCGCGCCGGCGGCCTACTGGCGCGTGATGCGGCGCCCGCTGCGCGAGGCGGTCGACACGACGACCCCGATCCGCTGA
- a CDS encoding LysR family transcriptional regulator, giving the protein MNLEQLRGFVEVARLGHFTRASEHLHLAQPSLSRQISTLERELGAELFHRARGHIALTSAGEALLPRAQRMLAESDAIREEMGELAGLRRGRVRLGAPPTLCISLVAEAISTFHADHPGVDLHLTESGSRLLVDQLAVGAVDIALITESEGPPPSGFSLSRMPLLTEELVVVSAASKPPVSSSSSMSLAHLATLPLIALDETYELRATTDAAFRSAGLTPNFVLEGAEMDAVLRFVERGVGVAVVPAMVLFDQPALRSVRLTHPMMTRTVSLAHRADVTPAIAVAAMRRVIVSTAADYARRDPAITSLLD; this is encoded by the coding sequence ATGAACCTCGAGCAGCTCCGCGGGTTCGTCGAGGTCGCACGCCTCGGCCACTTCACCCGCGCCTCCGAGCACCTGCATCTCGCCCAGCCGTCGCTCAGTCGACAGATCTCGACGCTGGAGCGCGAACTCGGGGCCGAGCTCTTCCATCGGGCTCGCGGACACATCGCGCTCACCTCCGCCGGCGAAGCGCTGCTCCCCCGCGCACAGCGGATGCTCGCAGAATCCGACGCCATCCGCGAGGAGATGGGCGAGCTCGCGGGGCTCCGCCGTGGACGCGTGCGTCTCGGCGCCCCGCCCACGCTCTGCATCAGCCTCGTCGCCGAGGCGATCAGCACGTTCCACGCCGACCACCCCGGGGTCGACCTGCACCTCACCGAGAGCGGCTCGCGCCTGCTCGTCGACCAGCTCGCCGTCGGGGCGGTCGACATCGCACTGATCACCGAGTCGGAGGGGCCTCCGCCGTCGGGGTTCAGCCTGTCGCGCATGCCGCTGCTCACCGAGGAGCTCGTGGTGGTCTCCGCGGCATCCAAGCCCCCGGTGTCGTCGTCCTCGTCGATGAGTCTCGCCCATCTCGCCACCCTCCCCCTGATCGCCCTCGACGAGACCTACGAGCTGCGGGCGACGACCGATGCGGCGTTCCGCTCGGCCGGGTTGACCCCGAACTTCGTGCTGGAAGGAGCGGAGATGGATGCGGTGCTGCGCTTCGTCGAGCGCGGTGTCGGGGTCGCAGTCGTCCCCGCGATGGTGCTCTTCGACCAGCCGGCGCTGCGGTCGGTGCGACTCACGCATCCGATGATGACGCGCACCGTGAGCCTCGCCCACCGCGCCGATGTCACACCCGCGATCGCCGTCGCCGCGATGCGACGTGTGATCGTCTCGACGGCGGCCGACTACGCGCGACGCGACCCCGCGATCACCAGCCTGCTCGACTGA
- a CDS encoding GntR family transcriptional regulator: MAGVGTAGELESVRVTRILRDDIILGRRAPGSRLVERDIAAELNVSRLPVREAIRALVGEGVVVARPRTWAVVREFTHRDIQDFGEVREAIETLIFVFAAERHDDAGIARLQAAYERELAASKAGDIEAARIAAGEFHEISAELAGNEMLGELIGVFVTRLRWLFGQHDDLLAMAEEHRVILEAVVARDVETLKWLIPRHLASGQAAAERRLSSPTSI; encoded by the coding sequence ATGGCGGGGGTGGGCACTGCCGGCGAGCTCGAGTCGGTGAGGGTGACGCGCATTCTGCGCGATGACATCATCCTGGGTCGACGCGCGCCCGGATCCCGGCTCGTCGAACGCGATATCGCGGCAGAGCTCAACGTGTCGCGACTTCCGGTGCGCGAGGCGATCCGCGCGCTCGTCGGCGAGGGCGTCGTGGTCGCACGGCCCCGCACCTGGGCCGTGGTGCGCGAATTCACGCACCGCGACATCCAGGACTTCGGTGAGGTGCGGGAGGCGATCGAGACCCTCATCTTCGTGTTCGCCGCCGAGCGCCACGACGACGCGGGTATCGCGAGGCTGCAGGCGGCGTACGAGCGTGAGCTCGCGGCATCGAAGGCGGGGGACATCGAGGCCGCCCGCATCGCGGCGGGGGAGTTCCATGAGATCTCGGCGGAGCTCGCCGGCAACGAGATGCTCGGAGAGCTGATCGGCGTGTTCGTCACGCGGCTACGGTGGCTCTTCGGACAGCACGACGATCTGCTCGCCATGGCGGAGGAGCACCGTGTGATCCTCGAAGCGGTCGTGGCTCGCGACGTCGAGACGCTGAAGTGGCTGATCCCGCGTCACCTGGCCAGCGGCCAGGCTGCGGCAGAGCGGCGTCTCAGCAGCCCGACGTCGATCTGA
- a CDS encoding heavy metal translocating P-type ATPase, with protein MSGGAVTYDLEIEGMTCASCASRIEKRLNRMEGVAATVNYATEKAHVQVESGIAVDDLISEVVRTGYAAALPRETESAEVDPSYRRLRLRLLVAAVLAIPVIALAMAEPLQFPGWQWASLILATPVVTWAAWPFHRAAFLNARHRAVTMDTLISVGVGAAYLWSLYALFFGTAGMWGMTHPFRFTIERGDGLGSIYLEVAAGVTMFLLLGRFLEQRSKRRAGAALRALGELGAKDVSVLRGGREERVPLERLRVGDVFVVRPGEKIATDGIVREGSSAVDASMLTGEAIPVEVRVGDSVTGATVNVGGRLLVSATRIGADTQLARMARLVEEAQSGKAEAQRLADRLSAVFVPIVFAISALTLVVWLLIGGGAAAAFTAAVAVLIIACPCALGLATPMALLVGTGRGAQLGVLIKGPEVLESTRRVDTIVLDKTGTVTTGRMTLVEVIVADGEDSTEVLRHAAAVEEASEHPIAQAIVRGATERIGDLPAVHDFRSIAGRGVTGVVESHAVIAGRPSLLEDWALSLDGMLAAAFDSAETDARTAVAVAWDGRVRGVLVVADQVKPTSADAIAALRTLGLRPVLLTGDNERAARSIADAVGIDDVHAGVLPEGKVDVITALQARGAVVAMVGDGVNDAAALAQSDLGIAMGTGTDAAIEASDLTLVRGDLWGAVDSIRLARRTLGTIRGNLFWALAYNVAAIPLAALGLLNPMLAGAAMAFSSVFVVLNSLRLRRFRSAVGERVR; from the coding sequence ATGTCAGGCGGAGCGGTGACCTACGACCTCGAGATCGAGGGCATGACGTGCGCGTCCTGCGCCTCGAGGATCGAGAAGCGACTCAACCGCATGGAGGGGGTGGCGGCCACCGTCAACTATGCGACCGAGAAGGCCCATGTTCAGGTCGAGTCCGGCATCGCCGTCGACGACCTCATCTCGGAGGTCGTCCGCACCGGGTACGCGGCCGCGCTCCCGCGGGAGACCGAGTCCGCCGAGGTCGACCCCTCGTACCGTCGGCTGCGGCTCCGCCTCCTCGTCGCCGCGGTGCTCGCGATCCCCGTGATCGCCCTCGCGATGGCTGAGCCGCTGCAGTTCCCTGGGTGGCAGTGGGCATCGCTCATCCTCGCCACGCCTGTCGTCACCTGGGCCGCCTGGCCTTTCCACCGGGCCGCATTCCTCAACGCGCGCCACCGCGCCGTCACGATGGACACCCTCATCTCTGTGGGCGTCGGCGCGGCCTACCTCTGGTCGCTGTACGCGCTGTTCTTCGGAACCGCCGGCATGTGGGGAATGACCCACCCGTTCCGATTCACGATCGAACGAGGCGACGGTCTCGGCAGCATCTACCTCGAGGTCGCCGCCGGCGTGACCATGTTCCTGCTGCTCGGACGCTTCCTCGAGCAGCGTTCCAAGCGTCGTGCCGGTGCGGCACTCCGTGCGCTCGGAGAACTCGGCGCCAAGGACGTCTCGGTCTTGCGCGGTGGGCGGGAAGAGCGGGTGCCGCTCGAGCGGCTCCGGGTGGGAGACGTGTTCGTCGTGCGCCCGGGCGAGAAGATCGCGACTGACGGAATCGTGCGCGAGGGGTCGTCTGCGGTCGACGCCTCGATGCTCACGGGTGAAGCGATCCCGGTCGAGGTGCGAGTCGGCGACTCGGTCACCGGAGCCACCGTCAATGTCGGCGGTCGCCTTCTCGTGTCGGCGACGCGCATCGGGGCCGACACGCAGCTCGCCCGTATGGCGCGTCTCGTCGAAGAGGCCCAGTCGGGCAAGGCCGAGGCGCAGCGGCTCGCCGACCGGCTCTCGGCGGTCTTCGTACCCATCGTGTTCGCGATCTCGGCCCTCACGCTCGTCGTGTGGTTGCTGATCGGGGGCGGTGCGGCTGCCGCGTTCACCGCAGCCGTAGCGGTGCTGATCATCGCGTGCCCCTGCGCTCTGGGACTCGCGACCCCGATGGCGCTGCTCGTCGGCACAGGACGCGGAGCGCAGCTCGGCGTGCTCATCAAGGGTCCGGAGGTGCTCGAGTCGACCCGCCGCGTCGACACGATAGTGCTCGACAAGACCGGCACGGTCACCACGGGGCGCATGACGCTGGTCGAGGTGATCGTCGCGGATGGGGAGGATTCCACCGAGGTACTCCGCCATGCGGCTGCTGTCGAAGAGGCATCCGAGCATCCCATCGCCCAGGCGATCGTCCGGGGCGCCACCGAGCGCATCGGCGATCTGCCCGCCGTGCACGACTTCCGCAGCATCGCGGGCCGCGGCGTCACGGGGGTCGTGGAATCGCATGCCGTGATCGCCGGTCGGCCCTCGCTTCTCGAGGACTGGGCGCTGTCGCTCGACGGCATGCTCGCCGCGGCATTCGACAGCGCCGAAACGGATGCGCGCACGGCCGTGGCGGTGGCGTGGGACGGCCGAGTGCGAGGCGTCCTCGTCGTCGCGGACCAGGTCAAGCCCACCAGCGCTGACGCGATCGCCGCCCTCCGGACGCTCGGCCTGCGTCCGGTGCTGCTCACGGGTGACAACGAACGGGCGGCGCGGAGCATCGCGGATGCCGTGGGCATCGATGACGTGCACGCAGGGGTCCTCCCCGAGGGCAAGGTCGATGTGATCACTGCGCTGCAAGCGCGCGGTGCGGTCGTCGCCATGGTTGGGGACGGCGTCAACGACGCCGCGGCTCTGGCGCAGTCCGACCTCGGGATCGCGATGGGGACAGGCACGGATGCCGCGATCGAAGCATCCGATCTGACGCTCGTCCGGGGCGACCTCTGGGGTGCGGTGGACTCGATCCGGCTGGCTCGACGCACGCTCGGAACGATCCGCGGCAACCTCTTCTGGGCGCTCGCGTACAACGTCGCGGCTATTCCGCTCGCTGCTCTCGGCCTGCTCAACCCGATGCTCGCCGGTGCGGCGATGGCATTCTCGAGTGTGTTCGTCGTGCTCAACAGCCTCAGGCTCCGTCGCTTCCGGAGCGCGGTGGGCGAGAGAGTGCGCTAG
- a CDS encoding FAD-binding protein, whose product MSTRERQISTTVLVIGTGGSGLRAAIEVAEHGIDVLAVGKRPRQDAHTSLAAGGINAALGTMDEGDSWQQHAADTIKESYLLANPHTVEIVTQGAERGIRDLERWGMDFAREDDGRISQRFFGAHTFRRTAFAGDYTGLEIQRTLVAKAEQLEVPILDHVYITRLLVRDNVVFGAYGFDQSDGTRYLIHADAVILAAGGHNRIWRRTSSRRDENTGDSFRLAVEAGARLRDPELVQFHPSGIIEPENAAGTLISEAARGEGGILRNALGERFMSKYDPERMELSTRDRVALAAYTEIAEGRGTENGGVWLDVSHLPRETIMTRLPRVYQTMMELQMLDITTEPIEIAPTAHYSMGGVWVRPEDHQTDVDGLYAIGEASSGLHGANRLGGNSLIELLVYGRIVGRAAMAHAAGLDAQRRSADAVAQARAEIDDLLAADGRENVRALQRAIRNTMTQHAGVVRSEEGLRAGLADLDMIEGRMEDIGIHPDIAGFQDLAHAFDLKASALAARATIEAALERRETRGCHNRSDYPDTDPTLQVNLVWSPTGGVTHEPIPEIPAEIAELMREVDTEGKLVE is encoded by the coding sequence ATGAGTACTCGCGAACGTCAGATCTCCACCACGGTCCTGGTCATCGGGACCGGCGGATCCGGGCTGCGCGCGGCGATCGAGGTCGCCGAACACGGCATCGACGTCCTCGCCGTCGGCAAACGCCCCCGACAGGATGCCCACACCTCCCTCGCCGCCGGCGGCATCAACGCCGCTCTCGGAACCATGGACGAGGGCGACAGCTGGCAGCAGCACGCGGCCGACACCATCAAGGAGAGCTACCTGCTCGCGAACCCCCACACGGTCGAGATCGTGACACAGGGGGCGGAGCGCGGCATCCGTGACCTCGAGCGCTGGGGCATGGACTTCGCCCGAGAAGACGACGGGCGCATCTCACAGCGGTTCTTCGGCGCGCACACGTTCCGCCGCACAGCCTTCGCCGGCGACTACACCGGCCTCGAGATCCAGCGCACCCTCGTCGCGAAGGCCGAACAGCTCGAGGTGCCGATCCTCGACCACGTCTACATCACCCGGCTGCTCGTGCGCGACAACGTCGTCTTCGGCGCCTACGGCTTCGACCAGTCCGACGGCACGCGCTACCTGATCCACGCGGATGCCGTGATCCTCGCCGCCGGTGGACACAACCGCATCTGGCGTCGAACGTCGTCGCGCCGCGACGAGAACACCGGCGACTCGTTCCGTCTCGCGGTCGAGGCAGGGGCCCGACTGCGCGATCCCGAACTCGTGCAGTTCCACCCCTCGGGCATCATCGAACCCGAGAACGCGGCGGGCACCCTCATCTCCGAGGCCGCGCGCGGCGAGGGCGGCATTCTGCGCAACGCCCTCGGCGAGCGGTTCATGTCGAAGTACGACCCCGAGCGCATGGAGCTCTCGACCCGCGACCGCGTGGCGCTCGCCGCGTACACCGAGATCGCCGAGGGGCGGGGTACGGAGAACGGCGGCGTCTGGCTCGACGTGTCCCATCTGCCGCGCGAGACGATCATGACCCGGCTGCCCCGCGTCTACCAGACGATGATGGAGCTGCAGATGCTCGACATCACCACCGAACCGATCGAGATCGCGCCCACCGCGCACTACTCGATGGGTGGGGTGTGGGTGCGTCCGGAGGACCACCAGACCGACGTCGACGGTCTCTATGCGATCGGCGAGGCATCGAGCGGGCTGCACGGTGCCAACCGCCTCGGCGGCAACTCACTGATCGAGCTGCTCGTCTACGGCCGCATCGTCGGGCGGGCGGCGATGGCGCACGCGGCGGGTCTCGACGCGCAGCGACGGTCAGCGGATGCCGTGGCGCAGGCTCGTGCCGAGATCGACGACCTGCTCGCAGCGGACGGTCGCGAGAACGTCCGAGCCCTGCAGCGGGCGATCCGCAACACGATGACCCAGCACGCCGGTGTCGTGCGGTCAGAGGAGGGGCTCCGTGCCGGCCTCGCCGACCTCGACATGATCGAAGGACGCATGGAGGACATCGGCATCCACCCCGACATCGCGGGATTCCAGGATCTCGCCCATGCGTTCGACCTCAAGGCGTCGGCGCTCGCCGCGCGCGCCACGATCGAGGCCGCGCTCGAGCGCCGCGAGACGCGCGGGTGCCACAACCGCAGCGACTATCCCGACACGGATCCCACGCTGCAGGTGAACCTCGTCTGGTCGCCCACCGGGGGAGTGACGCACGAGCCGATCCCCGAGATCCCCGCAGAGATCGCGGAGCTCATGCGCGAGGTCGACACCGAGGGCAAGCTCGTCGAGTAG
- a CDS encoding heavy-metal-associated domain-containing protein, translating to MSTTTYSVIGMTCGHCEGSVRSEVAKLDGVTGIEVSAAAGSLTVTSTGDLDDAAVLAAVDEAGYSATRA from the coding sequence ATGAGCACCACTACTTACTCCGTCATCGGAATGACCTGCGGGCACTGCGAGGGTTCGGTCCGCAGCGAGGTCGCGAAGCTCGACGGCGTGACCGGCATCGAGGTCAGCGCCGCAGCGGGCAGCCTGACGGTGACCTCCACCGGCGACCTCGACGACGCAGCCGTGCTGGCCGCTGTCGATGAGGCCGGTTACAGCGCCACCCGCGCCTGA
- a CDS encoding asparagine synthase gives MGRTAEAIAEGVAIATAAARLAVKNHILIGTIAENGVFDTDKYVADAREALRAMAEESEEVERNLTELRKRARGRHSDPSGTHDYRDRDVRNLRRRAKQSHGVATKLRETMENEAALRAIVEEAREGAWADVRHNLDRRLRVEGMRPDQDPDYERMREARMQALRLVDLQDLSSLQRAKAKRKKKQTVPDDDD, from the coding sequence GTGGGACGAACTGCGGAGGCCATCGCCGAAGGCGTTGCGATCGCGACCGCTGCCGCGCGCCTCGCCGTCAAGAATCACATCCTCATCGGCACGATCGCCGAGAACGGCGTGTTCGACACCGACAAGTACGTCGCCGACGCGCGAGAAGCGCTGCGGGCGATGGCCGAGGAGTCCGAAGAGGTCGAGCGCAACCTGACCGAGCTGCGCAAGCGTGCTCGCGGTCGCCACTCCGACCCTTCCGGAACGCATGACTACCGCGACCGCGACGTGCGCAACCTCCGTCGCCGCGCCAAGCAGTCGCACGGAGTCGCGACCAAGCTGCGCGAGACGATGGAGAACGAGGCCGCGCTGCGCGCGATCGTCGAGGAGGCCCGAGAGGGGGCCTGGGCCGACGTGCGCCACAACCTCGATCGTCGGCTGCGCGTCGAGGGCATGCGTCCCGATCAGGACCCCGACTACGAGCGGATGCGCGAGGCCCGGATGCAGGCGCTCCGCCTCGTCGACCTGCAGGATCTTTCGTCTCTGCAGCGCGCGAAAGCCAAGCGCAAGAAGAAGCAGACCGTCCCCGATGACGACGACTGA
- a CDS encoding GNAT family N-acetyltransferase codes for MPLLLNPLSAERFDDWLGVTRERLIALRQDSGMFVGDDAAARVEEFLAEMLADGHETPTSLILEIEDDGTRLGTIWLAANNGVLFVVDISFERAPSVGQRGALLDALQELARTQQVDRISMGVFASDSESRAFVEHGGFEVASIQMLLEPLPTRETGSRVVVRPMTAERFTSFAEASEAAFAEDLAASGRYSAEDAAVESHRQMELELPDGVASEGQELFTAEADGVEVGVLWIGVRSRGGRLHGFILDIEIADDQRRKGYGRDVMHAAEREAARLGADSIGLHVFGFNAGAIRLYESLGYRRVEERFLLTV; via the coding sequence ATGCCCCTTCTTCTGAATCCTCTCAGCGCAGAACGCTTCGACGACTGGCTCGGGGTGACGCGTGAGCGGCTGATCGCTCTCAGGCAGGACTCGGGGATGTTCGTCGGCGACGATGCCGCCGCCCGCGTCGAGGAGTTCCTGGCCGAGATGCTCGCAGACGGGCATGAGACGCCGACCTCGCTGATCCTCGAGATCGAGGATGACGGGACCCGGCTGGGCACCATCTGGCTCGCGGCGAACAACGGTGTCCTGTTCGTCGTGGATATCTCCTTCGAACGCGCACCGAGCGTCGGTCAGCGCGGTGCGCTCCTCGACGCGCTCCAGGAACTCGCCCGCACGCAGCAGGTCGATCGGATCAGCATGGGCGTCTTCGCCTCCGACAGCGAGAGCCGCGCATTCGTCGAGCACGGTGGTTTCGAGGTCGCCTCGATCCAGATGCTCCTCGAACCGCTGCCGACGCGAGAGACGGGTTCGCGTGTCGTCGTGAGGCCCATGACGGCAGAGCGCTTCACCAGCTTCGCCGAGGCATCCGAGGCCGCCTTCGCCGAGGATCTCGCCGCCTCCGGTCGGTATTCGGCAGAGGATGCGGCGGTCGAGTCGCACAGGCAGATGGAGCTCGAACTGCCCGACGGGGTCGCCTCGGAGGGACAGGAGCTGTTCACCGCCGAGGCCGACGGTGTCGAGGTGGGAGTGCTCTGGATCGGCGTCCGCTCTCGCGGCGGCCGCCTGCACGGGTTCATCCTCGACATCGAGATCGCCGACGATCAGCGCCGAAAGGGCTATGGCCGCGACGTCATGCATGCGGCCGAACGGGAGGCCGCACGGCTCGGAGCCGACTCGATCGGTCTGCATGTCTTCGGATTCAACGCCGGTGCGATCCGGCTCTACGAGAGCCTCGGCTATCGCCGCGTGGAGGAGCGCTTCCTCCTCACCGTCTGA
- a CDS encoding NAD(P)-binding domain-containing protein produces the protein MTTLGIIGAGHIGSQVARVAVANGYDVVIANSRGPETLADLVAELGPRAKAATAAEAAEAGDAVVVTVPLGKIDALPAEQLAGKIVLDTNNYYFERDGHIDALDKGETTTSELLQEQLPTSRIAKAFNHIFAADITTDGTPAGTEGRRALATAGDDAEAVAFVTRFYDEAGFDTVNIGPLSESWRVERDRPAYVVKQTAGELAANLAIANRLP, from the coding sequence ATGACAACTCTCGGAATCATCGGTGCAGGGCACATCGGCAGCCAGGTCGCGCGCGTCGCGGTGGCGAACGGATACGACGTCGTGATCGCGAACTCGCGCGGACCGGAGACGCTCGCAGACCTCGTCGCGGAGCTCGGCCCACGGGCGAAGGCCGCGACTGCCGCCGAGGCGGCAGAGGCGGGTGACGCGGTCGTCGTGACGGTGCCGCTCGGGAAGATCGATGCCCTCCCGGCCGAACAGCTCGCCGGCAAGATCGTGCTCGACACCAACAACTACTACTTCGAGCGCGACGGCCACATCGACGCCCTCGACAAGGGCGAGACCACGACCTCCGAGCTCCTGCAGGAGCAGCTGCCGACCTCGCGCATCGCGAAGGCCTTCAACCACATCTTTGCCGCGGACATCACGACCGACGGCACTCCGGCGGGTACCGAGGGCCGGCGTGCACTCGCGACTGCGGGCGACGACGCCGAGGCGGTCGCGTTCGTCACGCGCTTCTATGACGAGGCCGGCTTCGACACGGTCAACATCGGTCCGCTCAGCGAGTCCTGGCGCGTCGAGCGCGATCGCCCCGCCTACGTCGTGAAGCAGACCGCCGGGGAACTCGCGGCCAACCTCGCGATCGCGAACCGCCTGCCCTGA
- a CDS encoding cysteine desulfurase, with protein sequence MSTSRDADVIAPLSDDPLTDAEVRRLREDFPILQVEVNGHPLSYLDSGATSQRPLAVLDAERTFATTLNAAVHRGAHTLAAEATEIFEDARATVARFIGADEGEIVWTSNATEALNLVAYSISNASLGRGGAAAERFRLREGDEIVTTEMEHHANLIPWQELAARTGATLRVIPLDDDGALRLDIAAELIGERTRLVAFTHVSNVLGVINPVEQLVALARAVGAFVVLDACQSAPHLPLDVRRLDVDFAVLSGHKMLGPTGIGALYGRRELLEAMPPFLTGGSMITTVTTTEAVYMPPPQRFEAGTQRISQAVALAAAVDYLSAVGMPRIAAHEAAFGARLVEGLTAIDGVRVLGAGIDLPRVGLASFDVDGIHSHDLGQFLDDRGIAVRVGHHCAQPLHRRLGVTSSTRASTYLYTTDAEIDAVLDGVQGAIDFFRRGA encoded by the coding sequence ATGAGCACTTCTCGCGATGCCGACGTGATCGCCCCGCTGAGCGACGATCCCCTGACGGATGCCGAGGTGCGGCGCCTGCGCGAGGACTTCCCGATCCTGCAGGTCGAGGTCAACGGGCATCCGCTCTCGTACCTCGACTCGGGTGCCACATCACAGCGCCCGCTCGCGGTGCTCGATGCCGAACGGACGTTCGCGACGACGCTCAACGCGGCCGTGCACCGCGGAGCCCACACTCTCGCGGCCGAGGCCACGGAGATCTTCGAGGATGCCCGCGCCACCGTCGCGCGGTTCATCGGCGCCGACGAGGGCGAGATCGTCTGGACGTCCAACGCCACGGAGGCCCTCAACCTGGTCGCCTATTCGATCTCCAACGCGTCCCTCGGGCGCGGGGGAGCGGCCGCCGAGCGCTTCCGTCTGCGTGAGGGCGATGAGATCGTCACGACCGAGATGGAGCACCACGCCAACCTGATCCCCTGGCAGGAGCTCGCGGCCCGCACCGGGGCGACCCTGCGGGTGATCCCGCTCGACGACGACGGCGCACTGCGCCTCGATATCGCCGCCGAGCTGATCGGAGAGCGCACCAGGCTCGTCGCGTTCACCCACGTGTCGAACGTGCTCGGCGTCATCAACCCCGTCGAGCAGCTCGTCGCTCTGGCGCGAGCCGTAGGTGCATTCGTCGTGCTCGACGCCTGCCAGTCGGCACCTCATCTGCCGCTGGATGTCCGCAGGCTCGACGTGGACTTCGCCGTGCTCTCCGGACACAAGATGCTGGGTCCGACCGGCATCGGCGCACTGTACGGTCGTCGCGAGCTGCTCGAGGCCATGCCGCCGTTCCTCACCGGCGGCTCGATGATCACCACCGTCACCACGACGGAGGCCGTGTACATGCCCCCTCCTCAGCGTTTCGAAGCCGGCACGCAGAGGATCTCGCAGGCGGTCGCGCTCGCCGCGGCGGTCGACTATCTGTCCGCTGTCGGAATGCCGCGCATCGCCGCGCACGAGGCCGCCTTCGGGGCGCGTCTCGTCGAGGGGCTCACGGCCATCGACGGCGTGCGCGTGCTCGGCGCCGGCATCGACCTGCCGCGGGTCGGACTCGCGAGCTTCGATGTCGACGGCATCCATTCGCACGACCTCGGCCAGTTCCTCGACGACCGCGGAATCGCCGTGCGGGTCGGGCACCACTGCGCGCAGCCGCTGCACCGACGCCTCGGCGTCACCTCGTCGACGAGGGCGAGCACGTACCTGTACACGACCGATGCCGAGATCGACGCCGTGCTCGACGGTGTCCAGGGTGCCATCGACTTCTTCCGGAGGGGCGCATGA
- the sufU gene encoding Fe-S cluster assembly sulfur transfer protein SufU, translated as MSDLQNLYQELILDHSRTPHGFGLRGEIAAQSHQVNPTCGDEVTLQVHRAGDGSIEAIAWEGHGCAISQASASLLAELAEGLTVEELEIRIASFREAMRSRGKIEPDEELLGDVAALGGVSRYVARVKCAMLAWVAVEDALHKA; from the coding sequence ATGAGCGACCTGCAGAACCTGTACCAGGAACTCATCCTCGACCACTCCCGCACCCCGCACGGGTTCGGGCTCCGCGGCGAGATCGCGGCGCAGTCGCACCAGGTGAACCCGACCTGCGGCGACGAGGTGACCCTGCAGGTGCACCGCGCCGGCGACGGCAGCATCGAGGCGATCGCGTGGGAGGGGCACGGCTGCGCTATCTCGCAGGCATCCGCCTCGCTTCTGGCCGAGCTCGCCGAGGGGCTGACGGTCGAGGAGCTCGAGATCCGTATCGCGTCGTTCCGCGAGGCGATGCGCTCGCGCGGCAAGATCGAGCCGGATGAGGAGCTGCTCGGAGATGTCGCCGCCCTCGGCGGCGTCTCGCGGTACGTGGCGCGGGTGAAGTGCGCGATGCTGGCCTGGGTCGCCGTGGAGGACGCCCTGCACAAGGCGTGA